A window of the Myxococcales bacterium genome harbors these coding sequences:
- a CDS encoding 2-hydroxyglutaryl-CoA dehydratase codes for MQPSPPGRPVGAPPTIGHHRSPPPPNAPTAPGNNGTNVDGLSIDAIEAELAKFESEERVRLGLPTQHAKMWIDEVPREFTAAQRAHTTILVSGLTMAHDLFIQSALRGIGYKVMAMDTPDNDALQYGREYGNRGQCNPTYFTVGNLVKYLDGLREQGMKTEDIVKNHVFITAGACGPCRFGTYVTEYRKALRDSGFDGFRVLLFQQTGGLKQATGDEIGLKMDPQFFWGVIRAVLIGDALNVLGYRVRPYEVEAGATDRALERAKGLIAAAFAGNTSLLKALYQSRRIIGAVKVDRTKVKPKVGIIGEFWAMTTEGDGNYGLQRFLEGEGAEVDIQIVTAWLLYMVWQGRYDTKHRAVLRGTDKKKDAEGGSKFSLEGVDVRKRMVSLWAGEKVLRGMFQTIAAGLGLHDHHLSDMDAIAEISHAFYDNNLRGGEGHMEVGKLIQNVAYSKVNMTLSVKPFGCMPSSSVSDGIQSFITELYPQAIFLPIETNGDGAVNVYSRVQMQLFKAKQAAQKEVDRALADVGMTMDEVRAYLARHPELNHAFHKSPHKSGSTTADLVYEVGAKRSKLAYWKNKAIEVVTRAHSKAEHAAHDHVLAVARKAAAKTTKKTSIVTVAPEVDDGSIEARPAIPAGRKALNVIN; via the coding sequence GTGCAACCCTCCCCGCCCGGCCGCCCGGTCGGGGCCCCACCCACGATCGGCCACCACCGCAGCCCACCCCCGCCAAACGCCCCGACCGCCCCCGGAAACAACGGCACCAACGTCGACGGCCTCTCGATCGACGCCATCGAGGCCGAGCTGGCCAAGTTCGAGTCGGAGGAGCGGGTCCGGCTCGGCCTGCCGACCCAGCACGCGAAGATGTGGATCGACGAGGTGCCGCGCGAGTTCACCGCGGCCCAGCGCGCCCACACGACGATCCTGGTGAGCGGCCTGACGATGGCCCACGACCTGTTCATCCAGTCGGCGCTGCGCGGCATCGGCTACAAGGTCATGGCGATGGACACGCCCGACAACGACGCCCTGCAGTACGGGCGCGAGTACGGCAACCGTGGCCAGTGCAACCCGACCTACTTCACGGTCGGCAACCTGGTGAAGTACCTCGACGGCCTGCGCGAGCAGGGCATGAAGACCGAGGACATCGTCAAGAACCACGTCTTCATCACGGCCGGCGCCTGCGGCCCGTGCCGCTTCGGCACCTACGTCACCGAGTACCGCAAGGCCCTGCGCGACTCCGGCTTCGACGGCTTCCGCGTGCTGCTGTTCCAGCAGACCGGCGGCCTCAAGCAGGCGACCGGCGACGAGATCGGCCTGAAGATGGACCCGCAGTTCTTCTGGGGCGTCATCCGCGCCGTGCTGATCGGCGACGCGCTCAACGTGCTGGGCTACCGGGTCCGCCCCTACGAGGTCGAGGCCGGGGCCACCGACCGCGCGCTCGAGCGGGCCAAGGGCCTGATCGCCGCCGCCTTCGCCGGCAACACCTCGCTGCTCAAGGCGCTCTACCAGTCGCGCCGGATCATCGGCGCGGTCAAGGTCGACCGCACCAAGGTCAAGCCCAAGGTCGGCATCATCGGCGAGTTCTGGGCGATGACCACCGAGGGCGACGGCAACTACGGCCTCCAGCGCTTCCTCGAGGGCGAGGGCGCCGAGGTCGACATCCAGATCGTCACCGCCTGGCTGCTCTACATGGTCTGGCAGGGTCGGTACGACACCAAGCACCGCGCGGTCCTGCGCGGCACCGACAAGAAGAAGGACGCCGAGGGCGGCTCGAAGTTCTCGCTCGAGGGCGTCGACGTGCGCAAGCGCATGGTGTCGCTGTGGGCCGGCGAGAAGGTCCTGCGCGGCATGTTCCAGACGATCGCGGCCGGCCTGGGCCTCCACGATCACCACCTGTCGGACATGGACGCGATCGCCGAGATCTCGCACGCGTTCTACGACAACAACCTCCGCGGCGGCGAGGGCCACATGGAGGTCGGCAAGCTGATCCAGAACGTGGCGTACTCGAAGGTCAACATGACCCTGTCGGTCAAGCCGTTCGGGTGCATGCCGAGCTCGTCGGTGTCCGACGGCATCCAGTCGTTCATCACCGAGCTGTACCCGCAGGCGATCTTCCTGCCGATCGAGACCAACGGCGACGGCGCCGTGAACGTGTACTCGCGCGTGCAGATGCAGCTGTTCAAGGCCAAGCAGGCGGCGCAGAAGGAGGTCGACCGGGCCCTCGCCGACGTCGGCATGACCATGGACGAGGTCCGCGCCTACCTCGCCCGGCACCCCGAGCTCAACCACGCGTTCCACAAGAGCCCGCACAAGTCGGGCTCGACGACCGCGGACCTGGTCTACGAGGTCGGCGCCAAGCGCAGCAAGCTGGCGTACTGGAAGAACAAGGCCATCGAGGTCGTGACCCGCGCCCACAGCAAGGCCGAGCACGCGGCCCACGACCACGTCCTGGCGGTCGCCCGCAAGGCCGCGGCCAAGACCACCAAGAAGACCTCGATCGTCACCGTGGCGCCCGAGGTCGACGACGGCTCGATCGAGGCGCGCCCCGCCATCCCGGCTGGCCGCAAGGCGCTCAACGTCATCAACTGA
- a CDS encoding glutathione S-transferase N-terminal domain-containing protein, which yields MTSLSDFPITKKWPAQHPDRLQLYSLPTPNGVKVSIALEETGLAYEPHLVRFDTNDQMSAEFLSLNPNNKIPAILDPAGPGGQPLALFESGAILIYIADKTGQLVPKDPAARYQTIQWLMFQMGGVGPMFGQLGFFHKFAGKDYEDKRPRDRYVGESRRLLGVLDQHLGDRAWIMGDEFTIADIAIWPWVRALVGFYQAGDLVGYADFAHVDRVLQAFLARPAVVRGLEVPART from the coding sequence ATGACCTCGCTCTCCGACTTTCCCATCACCAAGAAGTGGCCGGCGCAGCACCCTGACCGGCTCCAGCTCTACTCGCTGCCGACGCCCAACGGCGTGAAGGTGTCGATCGCCCTCGAGGAGACCGGCCTCGCGTACGAGCCGCACCTGGTGCGCTTCGACACCAACGACCAGATGTCCGCGGAGTTCCTGTCGCTCAACCCCAACAACAAGATCCCGGCCATCCTCGATCCCGCCGGGCCGGGCGGGCAGCCGCTGGCGCTGTTCGAGTCGGGCGCGATCCTGATCTACATCGCCGACAAGACCGGGCAGCTGGTCCCCAAGGATCCCGCGGCGCGCTACCAGACGATCCAGTGGTTGATGTTCCAGATGGGCGGCGTCGGGCCGATGTTCGGGCAGCTCGGCTTCTTCCACAAGTTCGCGGGCAAGGACTACGAGGACAAGCGGCCGCGCGATCGCTACGTCGGCGAGTCGCGGCGACTGCTCGGCGTCCTCGACCAGCACCTCGGCGACCGCGCCTGGATCATGGGCGACGAGTTCACGATCGCCGACATCGCGATCTGGCCGTGGGTGCGGGCGCTGGTCGGCTTCTACCAGGCTGGCGATCTGGTCGGGTACGCCGACTTCGCGCACGTCGACCGCGTGCTGCAGGCGTTCCTGGCCCGGCCGGCGGTGGTCCGCGGCCTCGAGGTCCCGGCGCGGACCTGA
- a CDS encoding CoA activase, producing the protein MTTPQKLIIGVDVGSTTVKLCVVHPETLEILWSKYERHETRQPEKTLEMLTLIKEAFPTVKDTDFRLFITGSGGGPIAAHVGAKFVQEVNAVTMAVEKLHPDVGSVIELGGQDAKIIMFKKNEETGDQTAQTSMNDKCASGTGATIDKCVLKVGMPKEDVPGLQFDPSKLHHVAAKCGVFAETDIVNLVKSGIPRNEIMNSLADAIVSQNLAVLTRGNTLKAKVLLLGGPNTYLPFLQQCWRLRIPESWAERGYEYDKTVPIEELIFVPKNADLYAAYGAVLFGIHEPANIGVFRGVDPLKEFINHGRKAKLGESAGPGLVEQDAQRLTFEDKYQTPHYEDAQLEAGKIYRGVIGLDGGSTSSKCVLIDEHENILKKVYILSKGNPIADMREMFAEMRQWAADQGATIEVTGFGVTGYAGDVLEKSLGADANIVETVAHMMSAKRWFPNVDVICDIGGQDIKVMFMQNGDVKNFRLSNSCSAGNGMLLQAMADQFGLPVKQYAEVAFQARLAPKFSYGCAVFLDSDRVNFQKEGYSREELLAGLALVLPKNVWQYVVQIPRMAELGKVFVLQGGTQKNLAALKAQVDYIEKRVPNAEVYLHPHCGEAGAIGAAFEALRVTKRRGKTTFVGLDQAIDIHYTSTNDETTRCNFCPNNCSRTFIDTATLDGNKARYISGFSCEKGTVENLDALKTLNKERQGRMKKFPNLVDYEAKLAFKSFYTPAPMPAAGSPKADVSVKRTLTGRVLRKDVVRPFERSSAEVAAKRKDARIGIPRVLNLWSTGPFWRAYFESIGVDSRNVVFSDETSEELWQAGCKYGSVDPCYPSKVCQAHIHNLLFKHHEKKPLNYVFFPAMTHVPTYNVNTMDTASCPVVSGTPKVIRAAFTKETDFFAERGISYLDTAVTLNERLMCKKQMFAEWGPLLGITEDENDWAIDQAFAALDEFDRQMEVKGKEMLDQVTAENRVALLMIGRPYHNDPGMNHAVLEEFQALGYPILSMRSIPKNRAYLDPIFAQDLKLGHIDDPRDVSDVWPENYSVNSVQKVWAAKFASRHPNVAVMDLSSFKCGHDAPTYGLIDSIIASAGKAYSALHDIDANKPSGSIKIRVKTYAHTLMLLREKLEDQGEKQKELELGVARKRVELLERLQQQLAGIGKTDTTVETQLAVLRDLLAASSPKGSGKRAPQLAVLR; encoded by the coding sequence ATGACCACTCCCCAGAAGCTCATCATCGGCGTCGACGTCGGCTCCACCACCGTGAAGCTGTGCGTCGTCCACCCCGAGACCCTCGAGATCCTGTGGAGCAAGTACGAGCGCCACGAGACCCGTCAGCCCGAGAAGACGCTCGAGATGCTGACGCTGATCAAGGAGGCGTTCCCGACGGTGAAGGACACCGACTTCCGGCTGTTCATCACCGGCTCGGGCGGCGGGCCGATCGCGGCGCACGTCGGCGCCAAGTTCGTGCAGGAGGTCAACGCCGTGACGATGGCGGTGGAGAAGCTCCACCCCGACGTCGGCAGCGTGATCGAGCTCGGCGGCCAGGACGCCAAGATCATCATGTTCAAGAAGAACGAGGAGACGGGCGATCAGACCGCCCAGACCTCGATGAACGACAAGTGCGCGTCGGGCACCGGCGCCACGATCGACAAGTGCGTCCTCAAGGTCGGCATGCCGAAGGAGGACGTGCCCGGCCTGCAGTTCGACCCGAGCAAGCTCCACCACGTCGCCGCCAAGTGCGGCGTGTTCGCCGAGACCGACATCGTCAACCTGGTCAAGAGCGGCATCCCGCGCAACGAGATCATGAACTCGCTGGCCGACGCGATCGTCAGCCAGAACCTGGCCGTGCTCACCCGCGGCAACACGCTCAAGGCCAAGGTGCTGCTCCTCGGCGGCCCCAACACGTACCTGCCGTTCCTGCAGCAGTGCTGGCGCCTGCGCATCCCGGAGTCGTGGGCCGAGCGCGGCTACGAGTACGACAAGACCGTGCCGATCGAAGAGCTGATCTTCGTGCCCAAGAACGCCGACCTGTACGCCGCCTACGGCGCGGTCCTGTTCGGCATCCACGAGCCCGCCAACATCGGCGTGTTCCGCGGCGTCGACCCGCTCAAGGAGTTCATCAACCACGGGCGCAAGGCCAAGCTCGGCGAGTCGGCCGGCCCCGGCCTGGTCGAGCAGGACGCCCAGCGGCTGACGTTCGAGGACAAGTACCAGACCCCGCACTACGAGGACGCGCAGCTCGAGGCCGGCAAGATCTACCGCGGCGTGATCGGCCTCGACGGCGGCTCGACCTCGAGCAAGTGCGTGCTCATCGACGAGCACGAGAACATCCTCAAGAAGGTCTACATCCTCTCGAAGGGCAACCCGATCGCCGACATGCGCGAGATGTTCGCGGAGATGCGGCAGTGGGCGGCCGATCAGGGCGCCACGATCGAGGTCACCGGCTTCGGCGTCACCGGCTACGCCGGCGACGTGCTCGAGAAGTCGCTGGGCGCCGACGCCAACATCGTCGAGACCGTCGCCCACATGATGAGCGCCAAGCGCTGGTTCCCCAACGTCGACGTCATCTGCGACATCGGCGGCCAGGACATCAAGGTGATGTTCATGCAGAACGGGGACGTCAAGAACTTCCGCCTGAGCAACAGCTGCTCGGCCGGCAACGGCATGCTGCTCCAGGCGATGGCCGACCAGTTCGGCCTGCCGGTCAAGCAGTACGCCGAGGTCGCGTTCCAGGCCCGGCTGGCGCCCAAGTTCAGCTACGGCTGCGCGGTCTTCCTCGACTCCGACCGCGTCAACTTCCAGAAGGAGGGCTACTCGCGCGAGGAGCTGCTCGCCGGGCTGGCGCTGGTGCTGCCCAAGAACGTCTGGCAGTACGTCGTCCAGATCCCGCGCATGGCCGAGCTGGGCAAGGTGTTCGTGCTGCAGGGCGGCACCCAGAAGAACCTGGCCGCGCTCAAGGCCCAGGTCGACTACATCGAGAAGCGGGTCCCCAACGCCGAGGTCTACCTGCACCCGCACTGCGGCGAGGCCGGCGCGATCGGCGCCGCGTTCGAGGCGCTGCGCGTCACCAAGCGCCGCGGCAAGACCACGTTCGTCGGCCTCGATCAGGCGATCGACATCCACTACACGTCGACCAACGACGAGACCACGCGCTGCAACTTCTGCCCGAACAACTGCTCGCGCACGTTCATCGACACCGCGACCCTCGACGGCAACAAGGCCCGCTACATCTCGGGCTTCTCGTGCGAGAAGGGCACGGTCGAGAACCTCGACGCGCTCAAGACGCTCAACAAGGAGCGGCAGGGCCGGATGAAGAAGTTCCCCAACCTGGTCGACTACGAGGCCAAGCTGGCGTTCAAGAGCTTCTACACGCCGGCGCCGATGCCGGCCGCCGGCTCGCCCAAGGCCGACGTCTCGGTCAAGCGCACGCTGACCGGGCGGGTGCTGCGCAAGGACGTCGTCCGGCCGTTCGAGCGCTCGAGCGCCGAGGTCGCGGCCAAGCGCAAGGACGCGCGCATCGGCATCCCGCGGGTGCTCAACCTGTGGTCGACCGGCCCGTTCTGGCGCGCGTACTTCGAGTCGATCGGCGTCGACTCGCGCAACGTCGTCTTCTCGGACGAGACCAGCGAGGAGCTGTGGCAGGCCGGCTGCAAGTACGGCTCGGTCGACCCCTGCTACCCGTCGAAGGTGTGCCAGGCGCACATCCACAACCTGCTCTTCAAGCACCACGAGAAGAAGCCGCTCAACTACGTCTTCTTCCCGGCGATGACCCACGTGCCGACGTACAACGTCAACACGATGGACACGGCGTCGTGCCCGGTCGTGTCAGGCACGCCCAAGGTCATCCGCGCGGCGTTCACCAAGGAGACCGACTTCTTCGCCGAGCGCGGCATCAGCTACCTCGACACCGCGGTGACGCTCAACGAGCGGCTGATGTGCAAGAAGCAGATGTTCGCCGAGTGGGGGCCGCTCCTGGGCATCACCGAGGACGAGAACGACTGGGCCATCGACCAGGCGTTCGCGGCCCTCGACGAGTTCGACCGGCAGATGGAGGTCAAGGGCAAGGAGATGCTCGACCAGGTCACCGCCGAGAACCGCGTGGCCCTGCTGATGATCGGCCGCCCCTACCACAACGACCCGGGCATGAACCACGCCGTGCTCGAGGAGTTCCAGGCGCTCGGCTACCCGATCCTGTCGATGCGGTCGATCCCGAAGAACCGCGCGTACCTCGATCCGATCTTCGCCCAGGACCTCAAGCTCGGGCACATCGACGACCCGCGCGACGTGTCCGACGTCTGGCCCGAGAACTACTCGGTCAACTCGGTCCAGAAGGTGTGGGCCGCGAAGTTCGCGTCGCGCCACCCCAACGTCGCGGTCATGGACCTGTCGTCGTTCAAGTGCGGCCACGACGCCCCGACCTACGGCCTGATCGACTCGATCATCGCCTCGGCCGGCAAGGCCTACTCGGCGCTGCACGACATCGACGCCAACAAGCCGTCGGGCTCGATCAAGATCCGCGTCAAGACCTACGCCCACACGCTGATGCTCCTGCGCGAGAAGCTCGAGGATCAGGGCGAGAAGCAGAAGGAACTCGAGCTCGGCGTCGCGCGCAAGCGGGTCGAGCTGCTCGAGCGGCTCCAGCAGCAGCTCGCCGGCATCGGCAAGACCGACACCACCGTCGAGACCCAGCTGGCCGTGCTGCGCGACCTGCTGGCCGCGTCCTCGCCCAAGGGCAGCGGCAAGCGGGCGCCGCAGCTCGCGGTCCTTCGTTGA
- a CDS encoding alpha/beta hydrolase: MSQPAMPTVEQWRALGTYVRWRDHDVFARVDGAATAPPLVLIHGFPTGSWDWWPLWAGLAARYRLIACDLLGLGLSAKPRQRYRIADQADLVEAVAAWAGVDRAAVLAHDYGDTVAQELLARGRGGAPALAVQALVLLNGGLFPETHRARPIQRLLASPLGPLLAPLSSRRTFDRSMRAIAGAAPPTEAELDAMWTLAARAGGKAAMPRLLGYIAERRRHRARWVGALVDASIPVRVIDGLADPISGAHMVERYRALVPRPDVVELPGVGHYPQLEAPAAVLAATLAFLDRHVGAMAAGPG, encoded by the coding sequence ATGAGCCAGCCCGCGATGCCCACGGTCGAGCAGTGGCGAGCCCTGGGCACCTACGTGCGCTGGCGGGACCACGACGTGTTCGCGCGGGTCGACGGCGCGGCCACCGCGCCGCCGCTGGTGCTGATCCACGGCTTCCCGACCGGGTCGTGGGACTGGTGGCCGCTGTGGGCCGGGCTGGCGGCCCGCTACCGCCTGATCGCGTGCGACCTGCTGGGGCTCGGGCTGTCGGCCAAGCCGCGGCAGCGCTACCGGATCGCCGACCAGGCCGATCTGGTCGAGGCGGTCGCGGCCTGGGCCGGGGTCGACCGGGCGGCGGTGCTGGCCCACGACTACGGCGACACGGTCGCCCAGGAGCTGCTCGCGCGCGGGCGGGGCGGGGCGCCGGCGCTGGCGGTGCAGGCGCTGGTCCTGCTCAACGGCGGCCTGTTCCCTGAGACCCACCGGGCCCGGCCGATCCAGCGGCTGCTGGCGTCGCCGCTGGGGCCGCTCCTGGCGCCGCTGTCGTCGCGCCGGACCTTCGACCGCAGCATGCGCGCGATCGCCGGCGCGGCGCCCCCGACCGAGGCCGAGCTCGACGCGATGTGGACCCTGGCGGCCCGGGCCGGCGGCAAGGCGGCGATGCCGCGCCTGCTCGGGTACATCGCCGAGCGCCGGCGCCACCGCGCGCGCTGGGTCGGCGCGCTGGTGGACGCGTCGATCCCGGTGCGGGTCATCGACGGCCTGGCCGACCCGATCTCGGGCGCGCACATGGTCGAGCGCTACCGCGCGCTGGTGCCGCGGCCCGACGTCGTCGAGCTGCCCGGGGTCGGGCACTACCCCCAGCTCGAGGCGCCCGCCGCGGTGCTGGCGGCGACCCTGGCGTTCCTCGATCGCCACGTCGGAGCGATGGCGGCGGGGCCGGGTTGA
- a CDS encoding glutaredoxin → MPSPLSSLKLPKDLAAKVKTSVLTAIDRADELGGDLRDYLQDRWTHDPRLAKLKARFGGAPAAARPVPAPVAQAIAVAATTPPPVKSDALGDPDIKAQIYGKSSCPWTGRAMTVLEKYKVDYDFVDIEQPEHEALQVRLSSETKQHTVPYVYLRGHFVGGFNALAEIERLGQLDAALLTPAERAALPAHQRGVEIVARPNTDEVVPADDIAPTDGE, encoded by the coding sequence ATGCCCTCGCCACTGTCGTCGCTGAAGCTGCCCAAGGACCTCGCCGCCAAGGTCAAGACCTCGGTCCTCACCGCGATCGATCGCGCCGACGAGCTGGGGGGCGACCTGCGCGACTACCTCCAGGACCGCTGGACCCACGATCCCCGCCTGGCCAAGCTGAAGGCCCGGTTCGGCGGCGCCCCGGCGGCCGCGCGGCCGGTGCCGGCCCCGGTGGCCCAGGCGATCGCCGTGGCGGCGACCACGCCGCCGCCGGTCAAGTCCGACGCGCTCGGCGACCCCGACATCAAGGCCCAGATCTACGGCAAGAGCAGCTGCCCGTGGACCGGCCGCGCGATGACCGTGCTCGAGAAGTACAAGGTCGACTACGACTTCGTCGACATCGAGCAGCCCGAGCACGAGGCGCTGCAGGTGCGCCTGTCGAGCGAGACCAAGCAGCACACCGTGCCGTACGTGTACCTGCGCGGTCACTTCGTCGGCGGCTTCAACGCCCTCGCCGAGATCGAGCGGCTGGGCCAGCTCGACGCGGCGTTGCTGACCCCGGCCGAGCGCGCGGCGCTGCCGGCCCACCAGCGCGGCGTCGAGATCGTCGCGCGGCCGAACACCGACGAGGTGGTCCCGGCCGACGACATCGCCCCGACCGACGGCGAGTAG
- a CDS encoding universal stress protein, whose protein sequence is MIVVAVDLSEYSDAVLTHAFDQAARMERPAVHILAVVSDEHGLWHRPTEAELSEREDHTKAALVVLARRVLDDAVPAVTREHWNVRLHVRRGHPDEQIVELTEQVMADLLVIGRYGHSRRRLGSIADRVLAQAECPVLVVSAIREHSATDRQCPDCVVVRADSSGEEWFCPAHHGGRASSTVVRLGSNFARGGW, encoded by the coding sequence GTGATCGTCGTCGCCGTCGACCTGTCCGAGTACTCCGACGCGGTCCTCACCCACGCCTTCGATCAGGCCGCCCGCATGGAGCGCCCCGCCGTCCACATCCTGGCGGTCGTGTCCGACGAGCACGGGCTGTGGCACCGCCCGACCGAGGCCGAGCTCAGCGAGCGCGAGGATCACACCAAGGCCGCGCTGGTGGTGCTGGCCCGGCGCGTGCTCGACGACGCGGTGCCCGCCGTCACCCGCGAGCACTGGAACGTGCGCCTCCACGTGCGCCGGGGCCACCCCGACGAGCAGATCGTCGAGCTGACCGAGCAGGTCATGGCCGATCTCCTGGTCATCGGCCGCTACGGCCACTCGCGCCGCCGGCTCGGCTCGATCGCCGACCGGGTGCTGGCCCAGGCCGAGTGCCCGGTCCTGGTCGTGTCGGCCATCCGCGAGCACAGCGCGACCGACCGCCAGTGCCCGGACTGCGTCGTGGTGCGCGCCGACAGCAGCGGCGAGGAGTGGTTCTGCCCCGCGCACCACGGCGGCCGCGCCAGCTCGACCGTCGTGCGGCTCGGCAGCAACTTCGCCCGCGGCGGCTGGTGA
- a CDS encoding phosphatidylserine/phosphatidylglycerophosphate/cardiolipin synthase family protein — MARRTKPVIPAVTPGARPPRRWGRRRARRGLPSPTSVGVDMLAHSRPLPDDAGPRVVGTGEVAFQRIVERIRSATRSVDIRAFLWRDDDAGNLLGEAVLRAAERGAQVRIHKDRIAAVYEYAGGNKQSFFHKRVNPVHGVQAWFLGAVFRAKGSFRQRPNALSQAVLAHPNIKVEHLRNRFDHSKVYVVDDEWMCLGSMGIGDNHRHDWVDLMVELDGADHVARLRQRMAGDDEFDPSRGLDFLVHSRSAHRPKTCPMLTHRLGLIDSAKTALTVEMAYLGDVRFTRALVRAIERGVAVTLVTAARADVLGNSNRSTCETLRRLTGGPDHLRIVVLPRMVHSKAVVIDHRWVDIGSANFTRLSHGVYDEINLYADHAPFARALEAEIARHAEEGEIIAGKLALKAVRTQLERAIVAFQSRKGG; from the coding sequence ATGGCCCGTCGTACCAAGCCTGTGATCCCGGCCGTGACGCCCGGCGCGCGTCCCCCGCGGAGATGGGGTCGGCGGCGCGCCCGGCGGGGCCTGCCGTCGCCGACCTCGGTCGGGGTCGACATGCTCGCGCACTCGCGGCCGCTGCCCGACGACGCCGGCCCGCGGGTGGTGGGCACCGGCGAGGTCGCGTTCCAGCGCATCGTCGAGCGGATCCGCTCGGCCACGCGCTCGGTCGACATCCGCGCGTTCCTGTGGCGCGACGACGACGCCGGCAACCTGCTCGGCGAGGCGGTGCTGCGCGCCGCCGAGCGCGGGGCCCAGGTCCGGATCCACAAGGACCGCATCGCCGCGGTCTACGAGTACGCCGGCGGCAACAAGCAGAGCTTCTTCCACAAGCGCGTCAACCCGGTCCACGGGGTCCAGGCGTGGTTCCTGGGCGCGGTGTTCCGGGCCAAGGGCTCGTTCCGGCAGCGGCCCAACGCGCTGTCGCAGGCGGTGCTCGCGCACCCGAACATCAAGGTCGAGCACCTGCGCAACCGCTTCGATCACTCGAAGGTCTACGTCGTCGACGACGAGTGGATGTGCCTCGGCTCGATGGGCATCGGCGACAACCACCGCCACGACTGGGTCGACCTGATGGTCGAGCTCGACGGCGCCGATCACGTCGCGCGCTTGCGCCAGCGCATGGCCGGCGACGACGAGTTCGATCCGTCGCGCGGGCTCGACTTCCTGGTCCACAGCCGCTCCGCCCACCGGCCCAAGACCTGCCCCATGCTGACCCACCGGCTGGGGCTGATCGACAGCGCCAAGACCGCGCTGACCGTCGAGATGGCCTACCTCGGCGACGTCCGCTTCACCCGCGCGCTGGTCCGCGCGATCGAGCGCGGGGTCGCGGTCACGCTGGTCACCGCGGCCCGCGCCGACGTGCTCGGCAACTCGAACCGCTCGACCTGCGAGACCCTGCGGCGCCTGACCGGCGGCCCCGATCACCTGCGGATCGTGGTGCTGCCGCGGATGGTCCACTCCAAGGCGGTCGTGATCGATCACCGCTGGGTCGACATCGGCTCCGCCAACTTCACCCGCCTCTCCCACGGCGTCTACGACGAGATCAACCTGTACGCCGACCACGCGCCGTTCGCGCGCGCGCTCGAGGCCGAGATCGCGCGCCACGCCGAGGAGGGCGAGATCATCGCCGGCAAGCTGGCGCTCAAGGCGGTGCGGACCCAGCTCGAGCGGGCGATCGTCGCGTTCCAGTCGCGGAAGGGCGGCTGA
- a CDS encoding TetR/AcrR family transcriptional regulator, translating to MARPPLDEDRASVARAERRRQILDAAKVVFADAGYHGASIGAIIDRAEIARGTFYLYFESKEAVFGALLDEAMAELRTRIVHVDTAASAPPPEVQLLDGIARVLEFIVADRPLAVVLLSSTWTPDAEAAARLQGFYDEIRTVIARSLGQGAALGILRPCPPERTAAALLGLVRGIVEYCITHADEVEGRIGEVTRELVDVALRGVLRK from the coding sequence GTGGCCCGGCCGCCGCTCGACGAGGATCGCGCCTCGGTCGCCCGGGCCGAGCGCCGGCGGCAGATCCTCGACGCCGCCAAGGTGGTCTTCGCCGACGCCGGCTACCACGGGGCGTCGATCGGCGCGATCATCGACCGCGCCGAGATCGCCCGCGGCACGTTCTACCTCTACTTCGAGAGCAAGGAGGCCGTCTTCGGCGCGCTGCTCGACGAGGCCATGGCCGAGCTGCGCACGCGGATCGTCCACGTCGACACCGCCGCGAGCGCGCCGCCGCCCGAGGTCCAGCTGCTCGACGGCATCGCCCGGGTGCTCGAGTTCATCGTCGCCGACCGCCCGCTCGCGGTCGTGCTGCTCAGCTCGACCTGGACGCCCGACGCTGAGGCCGCGGCGCGGCTGCAGGGGTTCTACGACGAGATCCGCACGGTGATCGCGCGCTCGCTGGGGCAGGGGGCCGCGCTCGGCATCCTGCGGCCGTGCCCGCCCGAGCGCACCGCCGCGGCGCTGCTCGGCCTGGTGCGCGGCATCGTCGAGTACTGCATCACGCACGCCGACGAGGTCGAGGGCCGGATCGGCGAGGTCACCCGCGAGCTGGTCGACGTCGCGCTGCGCGGCGTGCTGCGCAAGTAG